In Oceanobacillus sp. FSL K6-2867, one DNA window encodes the following:
- a CDS encoding acylphosphatase gives MKEKQLGISLPQLTNDIVRNARKTRLDAFAVALEGWRRGLKLKWYTKDSEHFKDMIIFGVNPPGRLFSLSSDKKTHYFFRTRGDLVSNEAVEIGSEKDDTKIYLEKAGVPVPKGKGFAPDATNEEIIAYSNELGYPLVLKPTNASLGNGVVTNIRNEEQLIKAIHYVRHELDYDEVIVEQYVVGKEYRVYVVGDKVIAAYNRVPANITGDGEHTIEELIELKNKVRKQNARLNSCLIHIDNEILDFIMDAGYTMESIPEKGKIIYLREKTNVSSGGDPVDVTDTLSEEYKQVAINALKAIPGFPHAGVDIIVNEGEDVAASVVVIELNPTAQIGGALFPIEGKSRNIPAAIIDYYFPETKGINTEKSKIYFDLITVLEPLENRAALEVEVAPAPLGRLYSRKYTVYGDVQRYNFHKWLKQQALDNNLHGYVKSKVFDEIEIVIAGTDRETVSDFKKIIEQYPQGSNVLKINEESYEDPVTVGFEISEQYNPSNIKSVQYALRKMDRDLQRMKKQKHRIEKDNQHILSSTSWKYTEPVRNLSTIFREKK, from the coding sequence ATGAAAGAGAAGCAGCTGGGAATTAGTTTGCCACAGCTTACAAATGATATTGTGAGAAATGCTCGAAAAACGCGATTAGATGCTTTTGCAGTTGCCCTGGAAGGATGGCGAAGAGGACTTAAGCTTAAATGGTATACAAAGGACTCCGAGCATTTCAAAGACATGATTATTTTTGGAGTAAACCCTCCAGGAAGATTGTTTTCATTAAGCTCAGATAAAAAAACACATTACTTTTTCAGAACACGAGGAGATCTCGTCTCTAATGAAGCAGTTGAAATAGGTTCGGAAAAAGATGACACAAAGATTTATCTTGAAAAAGCAGGTGTTCCTGTTCCAAAAGGAAAGGGTTTTGCACCAGACGCAACAAATGAAGAAATCATTGCATACAGTAATGAATTAGGTTACCCGCTTGTATTAAAACCAACCAATGCAAGTTTAGGGAATGGTGTAGTAACAAACATCCGTAATGAAGAGCAGTTAATAAAAGCAATTCATTATGTTCGTCATGAATTAGATTATGATGAAGTAATTGTTGAACAATATGTGGTCGGTAAAGAATATCGTGTTTACGTTGTTGGAGATAAGGTAATAGCAGCTTATAATCGGGTCCCGGCAAATATTACTGGTGATGGTGAGCACACCATTGAAGAGTTAATTGAACTAAAGAATAAGGTGAGAAAGCAGAATGCTAGACTAAATAGCTGTTTAATTCATATCGATAATGAGATTCTGGACTTTATTATGGATGCTGGCTATACAATGGAAAGTATCCCCGAAAAAGGAAAGATAATCTATTTGAGAGAAAAAACCAATGTATCATCTGGTGGAGATCCGGTTGATGTAACTGATACATTGTCAGAAGAGTATAAGCAAGTTGCAATTAATGCGTTAAAAGCAATTCCTGGCTTTCCACATGCTGGTGTCGATATCATTGTAAATGAAGGTGAGGACGTTGCAGCATCTGTAGTTGTAATTGAGTTGAACCCAACAGCACAAATAGGTGGTGCACTGTTTCCAATTGAAGGGAAGTCAAGAAATATTCCTGCCGCAATTATCGATTACTATTTTCCAGAAACTAAAGGAATAAATACCGAGAAATCAAAAATTTATTTTGATTTAATAACTGTTTTAGAACCTTTAGAAAATAGGGCTGCCCTTGAAGTAGAGGTGGCACCTGCACCACTGGGGAGACTTTATTCAAGAAAATATACGGTTTATGGTGATGTACAACGATATAATTTCCATAAATGGTTAAAGCAGCAAGCACTTGATAACAATCTACATGGATATGTGAAGAGTAAAGTATTCGATGAAATCGAAATTGTTATTGCTGGAACAGACAGAGAAACAGTTAGCGACTTTAAGAAAATAATTGAACAGTATCCTCAAGGATCTAACGTATTAAAAATTAATGAAGAGAGCTATGAAGACCCTGTAACAGTTGGATTTGAAATATCAGAGCAATATAACCCTTCAAATATTAAATCTGTACAATACGCTTTAAGGAAGATGGATAGGGATTTACAGCGCATGAAAAAACAAAAACACAGAATTGAGAAGGATAATCAACATATTTTGAGTAGTACGTCTTGGAAGTATACAGAACCAGTTAGAAACCTAAGTACAATATTTAGGGAGAAGAAGTAG
- a CDS encoding acylphosphatase translates to MNKEWLPHLKDCVPSTISGDRLSIYAIALEGWRRGLTLKFYTSKLRNKIIVRYSLADKQKEIHFSYTAGEDVTSTAMKISGSKTLTKRHLLEANVSTPIGQEFLTLATDGEIISYAHSIGFPIVVKPSNGKMGKGVNSNITSENELRKVLNKLREESNYQNIIVEKYISGEEYRVYVVGGRVIGAINRVPAHVVGDGSSTIRELIRNKNKERRRTPSLRGRPIRIDDEVKRNIAKEGYTLKTILKENERLFLRKNSNVSSGGEPIDVTDHLSEKVKQIAVNATMAIPGLPQCGVDIIFDKESSSGVVIEINTKPGIASHLYPVKGKSRDIPKAIIDYYFAEIPSKSQITNQIFFDYNKISSLLLNGMLTEVSLPKISVLNFKVKAYKVYGKVQKVGYRNWIKKNALVLNLSGFVENKADESVFIVVAGDIDNINKFEKNIELNAPPHAKVIDIIESDWDNTIELGFEIIQHDDKQKIGLERDESIKLEEKIAGLVREREEIQEKLIKVSKQKEKIQKENQYILHSRSWKYTKLVRKIGSLLKKKE, encoded by the coding sequence ATGAATAAAGAATGGCTTCCCCATTTAAAAGATTGTGTGCCGTCTACTATAAGTGGGGACAGATTAAGTATCTACGCAATAGCTTTAGAGGGATGGAGAAGAGGCCTTACTTTAAAGTTCTATACCTCGAAGCTTCGAAACAAAATTATTGTTCGTTACTCGCTTGCTGATAAGCAGAAGGAAATTCATTTTTCATATACAGCAGGTGAAGATGTGACTTCCACGGCAATGAAAATTAGCGGAAGTAAAACATTAACCAAAAGGCACTTATTAGAAGCAAATGTCTCAACACCGATTGGTCAGGAATTTTTAACTTTGGCTACAGATGGAGAAATAATTAGTTATGCTCATTCAATTGGTTTTCCTATAGTGGTAAAGCCAAGTAATGGAAAGATGGGTAAAGGAGTAAATTCCAATATAACTAGCGAAAATGAACTTAGAAAAGTGCTTAATAAGCTACGTGAAGAGTCCAATTATCAAAATATTATTGTAGAAAAATATATTTCTGGTGAAGAGTATAGAGTGTACGTTGTAGGCGGAAGAGTTATAGGTGCAATTAACAGGGTTCCTGCACATGTAGTTGGTGATGGATCTAGTACCATTAGAGAGTTAATAAGGAATAAGAATAAAGAGAGAAGGAGAACACCTAGTCTTCGGGGTAGACCAATTAGAATTGATGATGAGGTCAAAAGAAATATTGCCAAAGAAGGTTATACTTTAAAAACTATATTAAAAGAAAATGAACGACTGTTTTTAAGGAAAAACAGTAACGTTTCTTCTGGTGGGGAGCCCATTGATGTAACAGACCATTTGTCGGAAAAGGTAAAGCAAATAGCTGTAAATGCAACTATGGCGATACCAGGTTTACCTCAATGTGGTGTGGATATAATATTTGATAAGGAAAGTAGTTCAGGTGTAGTGATTGAAATCAATACAAAGCCTGGGATTGCCAGCCACTTATATCCAGTAAAAGGGAAATCTAGAGATATACCAAAAGCCATAATTGATTATTATTTTGCAGAAATTCCTTCGAAGAGTCAGATAACGAATCAAATTTTCTTCGACTATAATAAAATTTCTTCTTTATTGTTAAACGGTATGTTGACAGAGGTTAGTTTACCAAAAATATCTGTACTTAACTTTAAAGTAAAAGCTTATAAGGTGTACGGTAAGGTACAAAAAGTAGGGTATAGAAACTGGATTAAAAAAAATGCTCTTGTCTTGAATTTGAGTGGTTTTGTGGAAAATAAGGCAGATGAAAGTGTATTTATTGTTGTTGCTGGAGATATAGACAATATTAATAAATTTGAAAAAAACATTGAATTGAATGCTCCACCGCACGCAAAAGTGATAGATATAATTGAATCAGATTGGGATAATACGATTGAATTAGGATTTGAAATAATACAGCATGATGATAAGCAAAAGATAGGTCTAGAAAGAGATGAATCAATAAAATTAGAGGAAAAAATAGCAGGATTAGTTAGAGAGAGAGAGGAGATACAAGAAAAGTTAATAAAGGTATCTAAACAGAAGGAAAAAATTCAAAAGGAGAATCAATATATTTTGCACAGCCGTTCTTGGAAATATACCAAGCTAGTAAGAAAAATTGGTTCTTTGTTAAAGAAGAAAGAATAG
- a CDS encoding acylphosphatase, giving the protein MENYNKNWLPHLEGSIPKLAMGGGLSMYTIALEGWRRGLILKLRHLYYRKEKKIRIGYSLSYKGRTHHFNASRGDRVSKKAINICNDKNLTRDYLIKANISTPSGKGFGSETNNDEIIQYADSIGYPLVLKPTKGLQGKGVIVNIKGKKELNDALISVREKMEYKEVIIEKFVQGEDCRVYVIEDKVIGAVSRVPAKIVSDGRNSIRQLINLENKKRNNNPNHYRRPIVIDDELINYIYSEGFTLDSIPSEGNQIFLKKTSNISAGGEPIDITDLLSPKISSTAVKAAQAIPGLVQGAVDMLVNWEKNEATVIEVNSKPLIGLHLFPEEGRARDIPKAIIDYYFPETKNRKKELSLYFDYESSSELLRSGAIKEITVKKLPQYSPVSTKLIVSGELKNVGFRTWIRKKALSLQLNGYTEKVDNEAVSIIVSGQEETVEEFKLWLKNNGPKKVSIDTITEEKWDQPIRMGFYSFK; this is encoded by the coding sequence ATGGAAAATTATAATAAAAACTGGCTTCCACATCTTGAAGGTTCAATTCCGAAACTTGCGATGGGGGGCGGTCTAAGCATGTATACAATTGCTTTGGAAGGTTGGAGAAGAGGACTTATTCTAAAACTTCGCCATTTATACTATAGAAAAGAAAAGAAAATAAGGATCGGTTATTCACTAAGCTATAAGGGAAGGACGCATCACTTTAATGCTTCAAGAGGAGATAGAGTTTCCAAAAAGGCAATCAATATCTGCAATGATAAAAACCTTACAAGAGATTACCTTATTAAAGCGAACATATCAACACCTTCTGGAAAAGGATTTGGATCTGAAACAAATAATGACGAAATAATCCAATATGCTGATTCCATTGGATACCCTCTTGTATTAAAACCTACAAAAGGATTACAGGGGAAAGGTGTTATTGTTAATATTAAAGGTAAAAAAGAACTGAATGATGCGCTTATTAGTGTACGGGAGAAAATGGAATATAAAGAGGTGATTATTGAAAAGTTTGTACAAGGGGAAGATTGTCGGGTATATGTTATTGAGGACAAAGTAATTGGGGCAGTTAGCAGAGTACCAGCAAAAATTGTTAGTGACGGAAGAAATAGTATTAGGCAATTAATTAATCTGGAGAACAAAAAAAGAAATAATAACCCAAATCATTATAGACGACCTATCGTTATCGATGATGAATTGATTAATTATATTTATTCAGAAGGTTTTACGTTAGATAGTATTCCTTCAGAAGGTAATCAAATATTTTTAAAAAAAACAAGTAATATCTCTGCTGGCGGTGAGCCAATAGATATTACGGATTTATTATCACCCAAAATAAGTAGTACAGCAGTTAAAGCGGCTCAAGCGATACCAGGCTTAGTGCAAGGTGCTGTAGATATGTTAGTAAATTGGGAAAAAAACGAAGCGACAGTAATTGAAGTTAACTCTAAACCACTCATAGGGTTACATTTGTTTCCAGAAGAAGGAAGGGCTAGAGATATACCTAAAGCGATAATAGATTATTATTTTCCCGAGACAAAAAACAGGAAAAAAGAGTTATCTTTATACTTTGATTATGAAAGTTCTTCTGAATTGTTAAGAAGTGGGGCAATTAAAGAAATAACAGTTAAAAAGCTTCCGCAATATTCACCTGTCTCTACAAAGTTAATTGTTTCAGGAGAATTAAAAAATGTTGGTTTTCGAACCTGGATAAGAAAAAAGGCATTATCGCTTCAACTAAATGGATATACGGAAAAAGTAGATAATGAAGCAGTATCAATTATCGTTAGCGGGCAAGAAGAAACTGTAGAAGAGTTTAAACTATGGTTGAAAAATAATGGTCCCAAAAAAGTATCCATAGACACGATTACAGAAGAGAAGTGGGACCAACCAATTAGAATGGGGTTTTATTCATTCAAATAA
- a CDS encoding acylphosphatase, whose translation MENNKVKLFPHLTEEVVADIRGFKLDAYLIALEGFRRGLTLKWYKDETEKCKLHRLNSSTDGKFFSLSSDKQSHYFFRSRGDLVANKTVNICTDKEKTKQLLKDGGVPIPEGELFDITESKKMVKYAEKIGYPVIIKPLNGSMGRGVYINLQNRDELLNAIKETQTTYKQYKTYLVEKHYFGKEYRVYVVGDKAVVATHRIPANITGDGKNTVEKLIKLKNIERKKNPYLAPKAIKIDYEVKNYLKNYGYNEKSVPKKGELLILRGKSNLSAGGDPIEKTYELTNEVKQIAVDALKAMPSIPHAGVDVIVDPDSNKKAVVLEINATAEIAFHCFPLEGEAKDVPGAIIDYYFPETKGKEKSNFYFDFNSLLQPLKTWAADEVKVTMPPIGDIYSKKYIASGKVHKVGYMSWIKRHALKNNLSGYVKKREGDRIEVVIFGTQEQKEIMQQFAELCRKGSKKSRVDNLEEERFELHTDQPLKLGFELILE comes from the coding sequence ATGGAAAATAATAAAGTAAAGCTTTTTCCCCATTTAACTGAAGAAGTGGTAGCTGATATCCGTGGGTTTAAATTAGATGCCTATTTAATTGCCTTAGAAGGCTTTAGAAGAGGCTTGACACTTAAATGGTATAAAGATGAGACGGAAAAATGTAAATTACATAGGCTAAATAGTAGCACTGACGGCAAATTTTTTTCATTAAGTTCTGATAAACAGTCACATTATTTTTTCAGATCTAGAGGTGACTTAGTAGCCAATAAGACGGTTAATATATGTACGGACAAAGAAAAAACAAAACAACTATTAAAAGATGGCGGGGTTCCTATACCTGAAGGAGAACTGTTTGACATCACCGAAAGCAAAAAAATGGTAAAGTATGCTGAAAAAATTGGTTATCCTGTAATTATTAAACCGTTAAATGGCAGTATGGGTAGAGGGGTTTATATTAACCTGCAAAATAGGGATGAATTATTAAATGCTATTAAAGAAACACAAACTACTTATAAGCAGTATAAAACTTATCTCGTTGAAAAGCATTATTTTGGAAAAGAGTATCGTGTTTATGTGGTCGGAGATAAAGCAGTAGTTGCTACTCATAGAATACCTGCAAACATTACAGGTGATGGCAAAAACACGGTAGAAAAGCTCATTAAATTAAAGAATATAGAAAGAAAAAAGAATCCGTATTTGGCACCTAAGGCTATTAAAATTGACTACGAAGTTAAGAATTATTTAAAAAACTATGGTTATAATGAAAAAAGTGTTCCAAAAAAAGGTGAACTTTTAATTTTAAGAGGAAAGAGTAATCTATCTGCAGGTGGAGATCCAATTGAAAAAACATACGAATTAACAAATGAAGTGAAACAAATAGCAGTTGATGCGTTAAAGGCGATGCCTTCTATCCCACATGCTGGCGTTGATGTTATTGTTGATCCAGATTCAAATAAAAAGGCAGTAGTTTTAGAAATAAACGCAACAGCAGAAATAGCCTTTCATTGTTTTCCTTTAGAAGGAGAAGCAAAAGATGTACCTGGGGCAATTATTGACTATTATTTCCCTGAAACAAAAGGAAAAGAAAAATCTAATTTCTATTTTGATTTTAATAGCCTTCTGCAACCTTTAAAAACTTGGGCAGCAGATGAAGTAAAAGTAACAATGCCTCCAATTGGTGATATTTATAGCAAAAAATATATTGCTTCAGGTAAAGTTCATAAAGTGGGTTATATGAGTTGGATCAAAAGACATGCATTGAAAAATAACTTATCAGGATACGTAAAAAAGCGTGAAGGAGATAGAATAGAAGTTGTTATTTTTGGTACTCAAGAACAAAAAGAAATTATGCAACAATTTGCTGAGCTATGCAGAAAAGGTTCTAAAAAGTCAAGAGTAGATAACCTAGAGGAAGAGAGATTCGAGCTTCATACTGATCAACCGTTAAAATTGGGGTTTGAGCTGATTTTAGAGTAA
- a CDS encoding YheC/YheD family protein, producing the protein MKVGFMTAFNKPTKLAKITSLISKAYDIEIIYLRPKDIMMEENKVRGQVYINNSWQEKIVDIPPFIDVVPYNFKKENREIMNYLRNKTFLSDDRANVLSKIKLQNILRNDQEFSHLIIPTHKVRKFEDIIHYLNEYSSIVLKPLRGIQGRGVYILNKSSDHYTVGFKTMEQEINKNQIATFFEDEIKGKNYILQKYVQSRTLYGDPFDCRIHVEKGGDGKWHSARNYIRIGIGQKVISNVNQGGGISDPKPFLKANFGEKWTEINKKLENLAVTLPYKIEELRGTHIMSLGMDIGIDKDGELYLFEVNDGPATAALISEVAYLRSNYYNYILNEFKKTPTNDK; encoded by the coding sequence ATGAAAGTCGGCTTCATGACAGCTTTTAATAAACCAACAAAATTAGCAAAAATTACATCATTAATAAGTAAAGCCTATGATATTGAAATAATTTATCTGCGGCCAAAAGATATTATGATGGAAGAGAATAAAGTAAGAGGACAAGTATATATCAATAATAGTTGGCAAGAAAAAATAGTCGATATCCCTCCTTTCATTGATGTAGTTCCTTATAATTTTAAAAAAGAAAATCGGGAAATAATGAATTATCTAAGGAATAAAACATTCCTATCTGATGACCGTGCAAATGTTTTAAGTAAAATTAAATTACAAAACATTTTGAGAAATGACCAGGAATTTTCGCATCTAATAATTCCTACTCACAAGGTAAGGAAATTTGAAGATATTATTCATTACTTAAATGAATATTCCTCTATTGTTCTTAAACCATTAAGAGGAATTCAGGGAAGAGGAGTATATATTTTAAACAAAAGTAGTGATCATTATACTGTTGGGTTTAAAACAATGGAACAGGAAATAAATAAAAATCAGATTGCAACTTTTTTTGAGGATGAAATAAAAGGGAAAAATTATATTCTTCAAAAGTATGTTCAGTCTAGAACATTATATGGAGACCCATTTGATTGTAGGATTCATGTAGAAAAAGGCGGAGATGGTAAATGGCATAGTGCAAGAAATTATATTAGAATTGGTATAGGACAAAAAGTTATATCAAATGTTAACCAAGGTGGGGGAATAAGTGATCCAAAGCCATTTTTAAAAGCGAACTTTGGAGAAAAGTGGACTGAGATTAATAAAAAACTAGAAAATCTTGCAGTAACCTTACCATATAAAATTGAAGAACTAAGAGGTACACATATTATGTCCTTAGGTATGGATATTGGTATTGATAAAGATGGCGAACTTTATTTATTTGAAGTAAATGATGGACCAGCCACTGCTGCTTTAATTTCAGAAGTTGCATACCTGAGAAGTAATTATTATAACTATATATTGAATGAATTTAAAAAAACACCAACTAATGATAAATAA
- a CDS encoding peptidoglycan-binding protein: MKLNKFMILAIVLLTCFYFSPQIVGATPGEVKERVIEEVSEENEDSGDLSDVTPSNNTADQSTPKIDEPSEEESRPEENSPKAEESEDKEETSVEQEEQTSDQQEEQISDEQEGQTSDQQEEQISDEQEEQTSNQQDQQTKEGLVEYEPTKEGVTEERIESKEEDSEEKSSKEEQELNQLKTFSIQVVEAPFEKGDRHKDIVGIKKKLNRVGFGGITETYFFGSFTEKRVKQFQTYYGLSVTGKTDEATLKQLDEVYNSPFQKGKRHNDTLAIKEKLNRIGYGKITVTAFYGTYMDKQVRKFQKDNGLRINGIMDEITLRKLNAEVSEIPFQRGDRHKDIVGIKKKLNRVGFGGITETYFFGSFTEKRVKQFQTYYGLSVTGKTDEATLKQLDEVYNSPFQKGKRHNDTLAIKEKLNRIGYGKITVTAFYGTYMDKQVRKFQKDNGLRINGIMDEITLRKLNAEVSEIPFQRGDRHKDIVGIKKKLNRVGFGGITETYFFGSFTEKRVKQFQTYYGLSVTGKTDEATLKQLDEVYNSPFQKGKRHNDTLAIKEKLNRIGYGKITVTAFYGTYMDKQVRKFQKDNGLRINGIMDEITLRKLNAEVSEIPFQRGDRHKDIVGIKKKLNRVGFGGITETYFFGSFTEKRVKQFQTYYGLSVTGKTDEATLKQLDEVYNSPFQKGKRHNDTLAIKEKLNRIGYGKITVTAFYGTYMDKQVRKFQKDNGLRINGIMDEITLKKLNAEVSKTPFQRGDRHKDIVGIKKKLNRVGFGGISETTLFGSWMETRVKQFQSYYGLSATGKIDETTTKKLDEVYNSPFQKGKRHSDVITLKQKLNEIGYGYISVTTLYGTFMDKQVRKFQENNGLTVNGIVDEVTVAKINEFYNNRTIITYSNYNLTLEQALNIQMAITNPPPQTDKYANSPAYISSKYVTLSQSGAIYSGGNVKVRTEPNLNNTSHKYTLTPGTRVSILGTVKGDSYQGSTNWYKIEYNNEVLFAHSKLVVENATIAKTTANLNVRSAPNSNSDTHVYGTLAKGTEVNVISTTGNWYQISYNAWRNATRSDTEAYLNPDFNDEFQHLDLTSYAGASEAELNAFLKDKGILEGMGKAFIEASKKHNVNELYLVSHALLETGNGTSKLATGIKVNGKVVYNMFGIEAYDSCPESCGSAKAYAENWDTPYKAIVGGAEFIGEDYIHNEYQQNTIYKMRWNPSAMEATGVFGKQYATDIGWAVKQTNNLKNMYSTLSNPLFKFNIVQYK, translated from the coding sequence GTGAAATTAAATAAGTTTATGATTCTAGCTATTGTATTACTTACCTGTTTCTACTTTAGTCCACAAATCGTAGGTGCAACACCAGGTGAGGTCAAAGAACGGGTAATTGAAGAAGTTAGTGAAGAGAATGAGGATTCTGGTGATCTATCGGATGTAACTCCTTCTAATAATACTGCAGACCAATCTACACCTAAAATAGACGAACCATCTGAAGAAGAGAGTAGACCTGAAGAAAATAGCCCTAAAGCAGAAGAGTCAGAAGATAAAGAGGAAACTTCAGTTGAGCAAGAAGAACAAACTTCAGATCAGCAAGAAGAACAAATCTCAGATGAGCAAGAAGGACAAACTTCAGATCAGCAAGAAGAACAAATCTCAGATGAGCAAGAAGAACAAACTTCAAATCAGCAAGATCAACAGACAAAGGAAGGTCTTGTAGAATATGAACCAACGAAAGAAGGAGTTACAGAAGAAAGAATTGAAAGCAAGGAAGAGGATTCAGAAGAAAAAAGTTCGAAAGAAGAGCAGGAACTGAATCAACTCAAAACCTTTTCTATTCAAGTAGTAGAAGCTCCTTTCGAAAAGGGTGATCGCCATAAAGACATTGTGGGCATCAAAAAGAAACTAAATCGAGTAGGTTTTGGTGGAATCACAGAAACATATTTTTTTGGTAGTTTTACAGAAAAAAGAGTGAAGCAATTTCAAACTTACTATGGTTTATCGGTAACAGGTAAGACAGACGAAGCAACCCTAAAGCAACTAGATGAGGTATACAACAGTCCATTCCAAAAAGGAAAGCGACACAACGATACGCTTGCCATAAAGGAAAAGTTGAACCGTATAGGTTATGGGAAAATTACTGTAACCGCATTTTATGGCACCTATATGGATAAACAGGTAAGAAAGTTTCAAAAAGATAACGGTCTGCGAATAAATGGAATTATGGACGAGATTACGTTGAGAAAACTTAATGCGGAAGTGAGTGAAATTCCATTCCAACGTGGAGATCGCCATAAAGACATTGTGGGCATCAAAAAGAAACTAAATCGAGTAGGTTTTGGTGGAATCACAGAAACATATTTTTTTGGTAGTTTTACAGAAAAAAGAGTGAAGCAATTTCAAACTTACTATGGTTTATCGGTAACAGGTAAGACAGACGAAGCAACCCTAAAGCAACTAGATGAGGTATACAACAGTCCATTCCAAAAAGGAAAGCGACACAACGATACGCTTGCCATAAAGGAAAAGTTGAACCGTATAGGTTATGGGAAAATTACTGTAACCGCATTTTATGGCACCTATATGGATAAACAGGTAAGAAAGTTTCAAAAAGATAACGGTCTGCGAATAAATGGAATTATGGACGAGATTACGTTGAGAAAACTTAATGCGGAAGTGAGTGAAATTCCATTCCAACGTGGAGATCGCCATAAAGACATTGTGGGCATCAAAAAGAAACTAAATCGAGTAGGTTTTGGTGGAATCACAGAAACATATTTTTTTGGTAGTTTTACAGAAAAAAGAGTGAAGCAATTTCAAACTTACTATGGTTTATCGGTAACAGGTAAGACAGACGAAGCAACCCTAAAGCAACTAGATGAGGTATACAACAGTCCATTCCAAAAAGGAAAGCGACACAACGATACGCTTGCCATAAAGGAAAAGTTGAACCGTATAGGTTATGGGAAAATTACTGTAACCGCATTTTATGGCACCTATATGGATAAACAGGTAAGAAAGTTTCAAAAAGATAACGGTCTGCGAATAAATGGAATTATGGACGAGATTACGTTGAGAAAACTTAATGCGGAAGTGAGTGAAATTCCATTCCAACGTGGAGATCGCCATAAAGACATTGTGGGCATCAAAAAGAAACTAAATCGAGTAGGTTTTGGTGGAATCACAGAAACATATTTTTTTGGTAGTTTTACAGAAAAAAGAGTGAAGCAATTTCAAACTTACTATGGTTTATCGGTAACAGGTAAGACAGACGAAGCAACCCTAAAGCAACTAGATGAGGTATACAACAGTCCATTCCAAAAAGGAAAGCGACACAACGATACGCTTGCCATAAAGGAAAAGTTGAACCGTATAGGTTATGGGAAAATTACTGTAACCGCATTTTATGGCACCTATATGGATAAACAGGTAAGAAAGTTTCAAAAAGATAACGGTCTGCGAATAAATGGAATTATGGACGAGATTACGTTGAAAAAACTTAATGCGGAAGTAAGCAAGACTCCATTCCAACGTGGAGATCGCCATAAAGACATTGTGGGCATCAAAAAGAAACTAAATCGAGTAGGTTTTGGTGGAATCTCAGAGACTACTCTTTTCGGAAGCTGGATGGAAACACGAGTTAAACAATTTCAATCCTATTATGGCCTCTCTGCAACGGGAAAAATAGATGAAACAACGACAAAGAAACTTGATGAAGTATACAACAGTCCATTCCAGAAGGGGAAACGACATAGTGATGTTATTACATTAAAGCAAAAACTAAATGAAATTGGTTATGGTTATATTAGTGTTACTACTCTCTATGGAACCTTTATGGACAAACAGGTAAGGAAATTCCAAGAGAATAATGGATTGACTGTAAATGGAATAGTTGATGAGGTAACTGTAGCTAAAATTAACGAGTTTTATAATAATCGCACTATAATTACGTATAGTAATTACAATCTAACATTAGAACAGGCTCTAAATATCCAGATGGCTATTACAAATCCTCCGCCACAGACAGATAAATATGCTAACTCACCAGCGTATATAAGTAGTAAATATGTGACATTAAGTCAATCTGGAGCAATTTATTCTGGTGGTAATGTCAAGGTTCGAACTGAGCCTAATCTGAATAATACATCTCATAAATACACTTTAACTCCAGGTACAAGAGTATCGATTTTGGGAACAGTTAAAGGAGATTCTTATCAAGGCAGTACGAATTGGTATAAAATAGAGTACAATAATGAAGTATTATTTGCTCATTCAAAGTTAGTTGTTGAAAATGCAACTATTGCAAAAACAACTGCTAATTTAAATGTTCGCTCAGCGCCCAATAGTAATAGTGATACACATGTTTACGGTACACTTGCAAAAGGTACAGAAGTAAATGTAATCAGTACAACTGGGAATTGGTATCAAATAAGTTATAATGCATGGAGAAATGCAACCAGATCAGATACCGAAGCATATTTAAACCCTGATTTTAATGATGAATTTCAACATTTAGATCTCACATCTTATGCTGGTGCAAGTGAAGCAGAGTTAAATGCTTTCTTAAAAGATAAAGGGATTTTAGAAGGTATGGGAAAAGCATTTATTGAAGCAAGTAAGAAACATAATGTAAATGAATTATATCTTGTTTCACATGCGTTGCTCGAAACAGGAAACGGTACTTCTAAATTAGCAACTGGTATTAAGGTTAATGGAAAAGTAGTTTATAATATGTTTGGAATTGAAGCATATGACTCTTGTCCAGAAAGTTGTGGATCTGCAAAGGCTTATGCTGAGAATTGGGATACTCCATATAAAGCTATTGTTGGTGGTGCAGAATTTATTGGGGAAGACTATATCCATAATGAATATCAGCAAAATACAATCTATAAAATGCGCTGGAATCCATCAGCAATGGAAGCTACAGGAGTATTCGGCAAGCAATATGCAACAGATATTGGCTGGGCTGTTAAGCAAACGAATAACCTTAAAAATATGTACAGTACACTAAGTAATCCTTTATTCAAATTCAATATTGTTCAATACAAATAA